The segment TTTCTTTGGATTTTTAAGTGGCAGACGAAAGCTTATCATGACTTCGTCAATTTTAAGACCGATCGGCTCAATTTCAGTATTCCAAAGGTGTGTTCATATGGTGTACGAGTACCATGATTAGCAAAATCCAATATTAGTAGCGGCAAGTAGGTTTTTTTTCCCCAACTCTGTTAGCTAGGAATCCTCAAACTGAGCGGCATACACCATGTGTTGAGACTTAGAAGTTGTGGCATACAAAGGCACTAGGAAAATCATAATGAAAAGTATTTTTTGTCTAATGACCTTTTCGTACCATCAAAGTTTCCTCTCATTGCTGCCATCATACAAACTTTTTCCATTAGCTCGGTGTGCTGCTATCGCCTAATTTCTAGCTTAATCATGATAAGCTGacacctctcttttttttaaaaaaagtttttaTTTGCCATTACTTCCTCCATAAAACATAACATGGACCTGAATTTACTTGAGGGGGTAAACAGAAGGCACAGCAACTGGTGACCTACCAAAACCAATTCCGGGGGAAACCAAACCACCAACCAAGGAAATTACGATGCTACCTGCTAATTTTTCACCGCTCATCACACCAAACACCAACCAAAATGTGTACTACTATACTGCTCCAACTGGAACCATGAAATTCCACTAATAACACGTCTCCAGAAATGGACCAATTGTCCCTACAGTGTTTGATAACAAAAAAAATGCATCGCCATCTCGGAGATGGCATCGAAATACTacggctaaggccttgtttagttccaaaattttttgcaaaataggaatagtagcactttcgtttgtatttgacaaatattgtctaatcatgaactaactagtctcaaaatattcgtctcgtcaatttcgtccaaactgtgcaattagtttttattttcgtctatatttaatactctatacatgcgtctaaagatttgatgtgacggggaatctgaaaaattttgcaaaattttttggaactaaacaacaccttaaggccttgtttagttccgaaaaattttgggaaatggacactgtagcattttgtttgtatttgacaaatattgtccaatcgtggactaactagactcaaaagattcgtctcgtcaatttcgaccaaactgtgcaattagtttttattttcgtctatatttaatactccatgcatgcgtctaaagatttgatgtgacggagaatgtgaaaaattttgcaaaattttctgggaagtagccttgtttacttccaaaaaattttgcaaaataggaatagtagcactttcgtttgtatttgacaaatattgtccaattatagactactaggctcaaaagattcgtctcgtcaatttcgaccaaactgtgcaattagtttttatttttatctatatttaatactccatgcatacgtctaaaggttcgatgtgacggggaatttgaaaaattttgtaaaatttttgggaactaaacaaggcctaaacaagcctAAAAAAGACCATTATTCAATGCACAGCGCAACGCAACGCAGTCCACTCCCAAGATCTCATCTCATCTCCCTCTCCCACCCGGCAGGGCACCCGCCAGCCATCCCCTTCCTCCAGCTATTAGTACCCGCCACGCCATCGTCCCCGCTTCGCCGCCCCCGCCCCGCCTGCCTCTCCGGACTCCCACTCTCCATCCAAAGCCacctttctttctttctacaccCGAAAACCCAACTACCTGCACCGAGCCCAGCCACGACGGCTCGGCGCACTCCACCgtcgacgcctcctcctcctcctcctccggagcAGTGAAGCTACTACACTAGGCAGGCACGCCATGGGCCCCGCGCCGAGGGAGCCCATGAAGCAGCGAGTGAACCGCTGCCTGCTACGTCTCTCGGACCGTGACACGGAGGCGATGGCCGCTGCCGAGCTGGACGCGATCGCGCGGGAgctcgacgccgacgagctGCCCGTCTTCGTGGCGGCCGTCTCCGACGCGCGGCCCACCGACCGGACGCCGCTGCGCAGGCACTCGCTGCGCCTGCTGGCGCTCGTGGCGGGCGAGCACCCGCGTGGCGCCGTGGCGCCGCTCGTCCCGCGGCTCCTGGCCGCCGCGCTGCGCCGCGTCAGGGACCCGGACTCCTCCGTGCGCGCCGCGCTCGTCGACGCGGCGCGCGCCGCTGCGGGCGCCGCGGCGTCGCCGCCGGCCGCGCTGGCGCCGCTCGCCGACGCGCTGCTCCACGAGCAGGACCAGTGCGCGCAGCTCGCCGCCGCGCtggccgccgcggcggccgtcGAGGCCTCCGAGCCCACCGACGACCTCGCCGCCTACCTCCGCGCGCTCCTCCCGCGCCTCTACAAGCTCCTCCGCAGCGCCGCGTTCAAGGCCAAGCCCGCGCtcatctccctcatcggcaccgCCTCGGCTGCCTCCGGTGGGGgagccgcctccgccgccgtgcCTTGCCTCCGCGACGCGCTCGCTGGCGATGATTGGGCCGCCAGGAAGGCTGCCGCCGAGGCGCTCGCTTTGTTGGCCCTCGAGCACGGAGACGACCTCGCTTCGCACAAATCTTCCTGCATTACCGTCTTCGAAGCCAAGAGATTCGATAAGGTCGGGCGCATCACCAAACTTCGGATCTTGACCTCGTAGATCTGCTGCGGCTTCTTGACATTTCTGACACCTTCTTGGTTGGCACAATGCAGGTGAAAATAGTGCGCGAGTCCATGAACCGGATGATCGAAGCATGGAAGGAGATCCCAGATTTGGATGAGGACGTCTCCTCCTTCGACGCCCCACCATCGTCCCAGTCTAAATCTTCTCTCACAGGTGATGTGGCTATCCATGAGGGTCGGTCTATtcactattttttttcttttgtcatTTGGGTGAATTTAAGGTCTGTGCTTGGTTTGGGGTTTTGACTGCATACCGTAAGTACACTTAAAAAATAACCTACTTGGTAAAAGACAGAAATAGTCCTTGCTTGGCACTAGTAAAACACACTGAAGAATAAATAGTTCTTtgctaagaaaaaaaatagtatTTCGCAGTTTTCATAACCTTTTCTTTTAGATACGCACCGCAGTATGCATGATATCACATTTGTTGGATTTAGTTGTCTGGATGAGAGTTATTCAGAGTATGGATGTTCTTGTCTAACATTGTTTGATTGTATAATTGGACAGAGACTGCAAGTGATGGCCGATACCCCGCCGATTCCTTGGGCTCCACCTCTACTACCCCTTCAATTACAAGGAGGAACTCATGGCCGACTAACAGGCAGCCCCAACCGGATGCATCGCACAATGCCATCAACAGAAAAGGCAGCCCTCCTTCCATCGTAAGCAAGAAAAATCTGCCCCCTTCGCGCCGCAACACAGACCAGTCCAAGAAATTTGAGGACAGGGTTGAAGTTACCGTCGCTCCTGATGCTACGCCAATCAAAATGGTGACCGAGGAGAAGCTCCTGAAAGAGGGCAGCAGTGTTAGAGAGAGGCTTGAAGCACGGAGGGTGCTGTTTCAGAAGACTGGTGAGAAAGGTTACAAGAAGTTGGCTGGTCCCAAGTCAGGATCCAGAGTTGTTCCATACAGTGGGGATGGTGACTTAGAAGAGGAGACGGCTGAGACTGAGGACGCGCCTGAGGAATTTCAGTCAGCTCACAAAGATGAGGACCTGTCGAAGATCAGGATGCAGCTGGTTCAGATTGAGAATCAGCAGGCCAGTTTGCTTAATCTTCTCCAGGTAGTCATCCCTTGCTACAATGTATCGTGCGTCAATAGTTTGTTGAAATTCTTTATTCTTCGTAATAAATTGGATATTCCATTTtcaatttttcatttatttttcgCCCTGTTTGCTTAAGAATCTCCTCTGTGCGTGAACAGATGAGATGTCCTACATGATGACATAGAAGCTAAATATaacaaataaaagataaaaaatctTATTGCTTGGAAAAATTTTACCCGAAGCAAACTTTGTTGCAAGCTCACTCATTCCCTATGTAAAAGAACCATGACCCACCAGTACCTAATGGAGTTTTTTTCCCTATTTTTGGTACAATGTGGACTGATTTGTGCATGAAGGGGGGTCTCATCCTGTTCTTGGATCAGGATATTTAATAGGAGCTTATTATTTGGTCTCAGTGAGCACCACTGACTGTTTGGTATGAATCATGCATTCATTCAATGTGTCCTCCAAGCACTAGTCAAATCCGTATGCATTCAGGCCTTGATCAGTGGCATGTGGTGTGGGGGAAACCTGGACCGCAGTACAGTCACTAGCAATACGGCAATGTTTTAATTACCAACTTCTTTTAAGCATATCTTCATGTGTCAGTGTGTCACACATACTGCTGGTTATCAG is part of the Sorghum bicolor cultivar BTx623 chromosome 10, Sorghum_bicolor_NCBIv3, whole genome shotgun sequence genome and harbors:
- the LOC8065710 gene encoding TORTIFOLIA1-like protein 3 isoform X2 translates to MGPAPREPMKQRVNRCLLRLSDRDTEAMAAAELDAIARELDADELPVFVAAVSDARPTDRTPLRRHSLRLLALVAGEHPRGAVAPLVPRLLAAALRRVRDPDSSVRAALVDAARAAAGAAASPPAALAPLADALLHEQDQCAQLAAALAAAAAVEASEPTDDLAAYLRALLPRLYKLLRSAAFKAKPALISLIGTASAASGGGAASAAVPCLRDALAGDDWAARKAAAEALALLALEHGDDLASHKSSCITVFEAKRFDKVKIVRESMNRMIEAWKEIPDLDEDVSSFDAPPSSQSKSSLTETASDGRYPADSLGSTSTTPSITRRNSWPTNRQPQPDASHNAINRKGSPPSIVSKKNLPPSRRNTDQSKKFEDRVEVTVAPDATPIKMVTEEKLLKEGSSVRERLEARRVLFQKTGEKGYKKLAGPKSGSRVVPYSGDGDLEEETAETEDAPEEFQSAHKDEDLSKIRMQLVQIENQQASLLNLLQKFMGSSQNGIRSLETRVNGLEMVLDEISRDLAACSGRIPNSEPDTNACCILSPKFWRRHDGSRYSSRYSASDAPNYSEESKSSYKWDRQKFGVHGGFVTNPLAEANDSSVRSIAVAQEGRRRDSAQYRSR
- the LOC8065710 gene encoding TORTIFOLIA1-like protein 3 isoform X1, coding for MGPAPREPMKQRVNRCLLRLSDRDTEAMAAAELDAIARELDADELPVFVAAVSDARPTDRTPLRRHSLRLLALVAGEHPRGAVAPLVPRLLAAALRRVRDPDSSVRAALVDAARAAAGAAASPPAALAPLADALLHEQDQCAQLAAALAAAAAVEASEPTDDLAAYLRALLPRLYKLLRSAAFKAKPALISLIGTASAASGGGAASAAVPCLRDALAGDDWAARKAAAEALALLALEHGDDLASHKSSCITVFEAKRFDKVKIVRESMNRMIEAWKEIPDLDEDVSSFDAPPSSQSKSSLTETASDGRYPADSLGSTSTTPSITRRNSWPTNRQPQPDASHNAINRKGSPPSIVSKKNLPPSRRNTDQSKKFEDRVEVTVAPDATPIKMVTEEKLLKEGSSVRERLEARRVLFQKTGEKGYKKLAGPKSGSRVVPYSGDGDLEEETAETEDAPEEFQSAHKDEDLSKIRMQLVQIENQQASLLNLLQKFMGSSQNGIRSLETRVNGLEMVLDEISRDLAACSGRIPNSEPDTNACCILSPKFWRRHDGSRYSSRYSASDAPNYSEESKSSYKWDRQKFGVHGGFVTNPLAEANDSSVRSIAVAQEGRRRDSAQYRSRLS